AGCAAGGGCGATGCGGCTTCGTTCCAGCGCCGTCTGCACGCTGCCACCAGGGCGCACAAGAGCGGCGACAACCTGGCTGCCTACGCGGTGACTCTGGTCAGTGACTCGGCTGAGAAGCTGGGTCGGGCTGCCATCGCGCTGCAGCATGACCTGAAGGAGGTTTACGAGTTGACGATCGTGAACCAGTTCCTGCAGATGTCCGAGGCGCCGTTCATGGTCTCGGTCACCGTCCGCACCACCCCGGAGATGGCAGCGCTGATTGCCGAGAACAACCCGAAGGTGCAGGTGGTGAAGAAGGAGCGCAAGGGCTAATCTGTGAATTCCCAGTCCGATTTACCTTCTCGAGCTGGAGGATTGCCCTTGAAAGCTTGTTTAACTGCATTGGCTCGGCTCCGACCGCGCTCTTGCTTAAGGTCACGTCAATGGCCGGAAGAAGAGCGCGGCGGGGTCAAACCCGCTGCCTTTTCTTCTTGATTTTTATTACTATAAAGGGTAGTGATAAATGCGATTCGTGCAAGATTAAAGCTGCGGAAGCGGTGGCGTGTAGGGTAATTCCCGGTCTCAATAGCATGCGATTCATGCATATTCAAAGCAGCGATTTTTTGAGTTCGTATCGCGGAGGTGTAGAGATGACATTAGAACGCCGCAAATTTCTTCAACAGTTTACTGCAGCCTGTGGTGCGGGATTGGCTCGAATCATGGGATTTGGTATTGGTTCCGGGCTGATGTCGTCTTTGTCTGGTCCTAAGGCCGCGGCAGCCGAAGCTGTGGCACTGGGAGCCGGTTCCACCACGGTTCGAGCGCAGGTGCTGGCAGTAGTTGCGCGGCAGGCAATCAATGGAGCCCCCTGGAAGGAAATTTGTGCGGGTCCAATGCAGGTCAACAATATTTCGGTGGCGGAAGTGGAAACTGAGATTTTGCGACTCAAACGCCATACAGCTGACGGAAGTTGCTGGTGCGATTCATGTAGAGAAAAACGAGAAGCAGTTGTGGCTCGTCACGAGGAAAAGCTGAACAGCGTGGCTCATTCGCAGGCGGCACCGTGTGTTTGTGTTGAGTGTCGTTCATTTGTCGGAACTTTCAACGTTCAACAGAGACAGGCGTTGGTCGAAGAGTTGAAAGCAAGTGGTTTGTATGTAACTGGTCAACTGCCCACAAGGTGGGGCGGTCCGTAGTTTTCTTATATGCTTTAGTAGAATTCGTAAAAGTGAAAGGTGACAGAAATCTCGCTTGTTTGCGAAATCGCTGTCACCTTCACTCTGCTGTGTTTCCTGCGATCAGGAGGCGGTAGAGGTCTTCGTAAGACCGGCTCGCTTCCCGGCAGAGTGCCAGCTTGTCACCGCTGAGGAGACCTGACCTGGCCAGCTGATCGACTGCAGCACTGAAGCCCGAGAGCACAGCCGCTTCCTTCTGCTTGCGAGTCAGAGAGAACTCCAGCGAACCTCCAAGGTGTTCAACCCGGGGCGCGATGAAGATTTCAGCAGTGCGATTGTTCGGGTTCAGCTTTTGCGAGATGCGCCCCGAAATCAGTCGACCAACGGCAAAGAGCGCGCGACGCTGACGGGTCATTCCGCCTGAAACGTCGCAAGCAACGATGCGATTGGCGGGCGCCATGAAGTGACGCTGAACGATTCCAGTCGGGCAGTCACCGTAGTCGCTGAGCGCACCATCGAACAGTTGGCGTCCGCGGTACTCGATCGACTCCATAATGCCCGGCACAGCACAGCTGGCTCGAATTGCCAGACCGAGTGGGGCGGGCTTGTCGCTGATGCGAGTGGTGCGTCCCTTGTGAATCTGGAAAACACCGTGCGCGGTGAAGAGGATGTGATACTTGCCGCTCACAGCCATCGTCCAGAAGTTCTCGGGCCAGTCGGGCACGTGCTCATCGATGATGGCACCTAGCCCATCAGACTTCATGATTCCTTCGCGAATGGCGCGGCGCTCGATGGTCTTGGGGCGACGCGGCAGGTTGCTGCGAATCAGTTCGTAGAGAGTGCGGGTCTTGCTGAACAGTGTGGCGAAGTCGTAACTGATCACTTGTTCGACGAGCACTGGGGCTGGCATTCCGCCGGCGTAGAGGGCGCTGATGATCGAACCACCAGAGACACCGCCGATAGATTTCCAGGTCTTCACACCGGCGGTATCGCACGCGAGAATCGCACCGGCTCCGGTAAGGAACGCCCGAGTGCCTCCGCTGCCACACACGAGGTGCAGATTGGAGAGATTCGTCGCGTTCTTGTCGTGGTCTTGTATCGCGTTCATGACGAGCTCCTCCAATCTAGAGTGGTTGAATGAACGAGAGCTGCCCGTGTTAATACGTGACACCATTAGTGGTATCAATCGAGTGTTTGTGCTTGGGCAGCAGGGTTGTTTGAAGTTGTGGGGCTAAGAGAAGTTGTTGTGAATAGAGCAGGACATAAACTTAGCGCATGGCGTATATATCTCGAAAGCCGGAAACGCCCTATTTACGGGAGTTATCTCTGGCAGAAGGTTTGTTACTTCTGGCCAAGTTTGTGCAAATATTAAGCGCTCTTGACTTCCGGGTCAAAGTGTCACTGTTCTGGTATCTGGTTTGCCGTTGAAGTCGATTCGTAAGCTGTCAGAGTTTTCTTCGACTCAGCGGTCCAGAAACACAGCTGTCGCCGCAACACTTTGCACCGTTGCTGGAGAGACTCGAAAGTGCGAAATTCGCTGGGCCGGGTCGAATAATGTCACTTTTTAACGGCTTTCCGAATCGTTTTGACGAATTGATTGAGAACCGGATTTGTTTCATCAATCCAGATTGCTTTTACGCTAATGGATGCATTCAAGTCCGAAACCGGGATCAATACAACATCTTCTGGTTTTCTCGTCTTTGCTGTTTCGGTGATAAAAGTGGCGCCGATTTCGGCTGACACCAGGCTGAGGAGAGTGCTCTCATTAGTGCCTTCCTGAACCACATTGAGAGCGCAGTCCTTTTGTACGAAGCGAGAGAGGATCAAATCGTACAGAGATGGACTGCTGCTTCGCGCAATCCAGACCATTGGATAACTGTCCAGATCGGCTATACGGATGGACTTTCTGGATGCCAGCTGACTTGACTTGGATACTGCCAGCATCAGTTTTTCTTCTTCAAGTTCGATTGTGTTTACTTGTTGCTCGCGGGGCAGCCAATAGACAAATCCCAGGTCTAGCTCGCCTTTTGTAATCAGTTCTGCTTGCTCAATCGATGATGCCGGTACGAGATCGGTTACGACATTTGCGTTTACCTGGCGAAAGGTTTTCAGAATTTGTGAGAACGTTTTGTTGAACGTCACCCCATCAGCAAAGCCAATGCGCAGCAATCCAGCCTGTCCTTGATTGACGAGCTGGGTCAGTCGCACCATTTTTTCGCATTGAGAGAGCAGCTCTTTGCTCTGCGCCAGAAATACTTTTCCGGCGGCAGAAAGTCTGACTCCTTTAGAGAGCCGCTCGAACAGGCAGACGCCAAGCTCATCTTCCAGTTGCTTCATTTGACGGCTGAGTGCCGGCTGAACGATATTGAGTCGTTCAGAGGCTTTTCCGAAGTGTTCCAGTTCTGCGATCTGGACGAAGTACCTTAACTGTCTCAATTCCATGATTGATACCTTTTTGCTATCAATATGGCTTATTTTAACTATTGGACGTTATCAATGGCAAGGCGCAAAATGGTGGCATGTTCATAAGGGAGTGCAAGCGCGTGATTACAGTGAGTTCAATCGTTGTTAAACCATTTGAGTCCATTCACCAGGCATCTGTTGAAGCCCTGGTATTGCCGATTCAGCAAATCGAATTCGGTGTCAAGATCACACGGGAAGAGCAGCCTGATTTGATGTACATCGCTGATACGTTCTTGAGTGGCGGCGGCAATTTTTGGGTTGCACTCGATGGTGAGCGAGTTGTCGGCTGCGTTGGATTGGTCAATATGGGCAATGCCCAGGTGGCATTGAAGAAAATGTTTGTCGCTCGTGAGTATCGCGGTAAAGCAACAGGAGTTGCTCAAAGTTTGTTGGACACTGCCGTTCGCTGGTGCAGGAAAGGCGACATTGGGCAGATATTTCTCGGTACTGTAGAGCAGTTGCATGCAGCGCATCGCTTTTACGAAAAAAACGGTTTTGTGCAGTTGGCAAAGTCTGCATTGCCGGCGACGTTTCCGTTGGTTTCCGTCGACACCAGGTTCTACAAGTTGGATCTGGAGTGATAGCACGGATGTCCATGGAGCGCGCCCGTCCCGGGTGCACATGGCTCCGTCTGTCGTCGTGACCTGCACGGTCTGAACGACTTCGCGTCATACTATGTGATGTAGCAAGTCGAGCGAAAAGAAAGGGCGCTCTGGTTTCAGCCAGAAGTCGCCCTTGAGTAAAAATCGCCGTTTGTCTTGTCGAAGATGCCGCAGTGCTTTGCGCCGCCGATGTTACAGGCGATGCATCACTTTACTGTGAGGCATCCGCGTTACTTGCGATGCACCAGCGTGGCGAATACGTCGTTGATCGCCTTGATGCGGCGCTTGCTCTCGCGGTACTGCTTGTCGCTCAGCGTCTGGATGAGCGCAGGCAGGGCGTTCAGAACAGGCTGCAGCGCGGGCGTAAGTGCCTGCGTCGGTGTCGCCAGCGGCAGACCGGGACGATCGGGCGGCGGACCGTAGGTGATCAGCGCAGCCGACCGGCGCGCGTAGAAGATCGCCTTCGCCCAGTCAGACGGCAGGAGCCAGCTCAGTTCGTAGGCCGAGTTCGACATGGCGTCAGCGGCCGCGATGATCTTCTCGTCGGGCGTGAGCAGATAGAGCTCGGGCGCGCCGATCAGACCGGAGGCGTGAGTGACGATCGGGTCCAGGTGCTCGAACACGTCCTGGATGGACGAGGTCGAGGTGGGCAGCTCGTCTTCCGAGATCTGAGTGACCCGTTCGCGCAGGATGTTGGTGAAACCCTGGATGGCGAGTGCCACCATGAGCGGTATCTCGTTGCCGTCGCGATAGCTGTTCACGAGGCAGTCGGTCGATTCCGCGATGATGTCGGCGAGGGTCTTGTGCGCATGGGTGATGTTGCCGCAGTGCAGCGTCATCGCCTCGAACTTCGACGAGCAGACGAGGATGAGGGCGACGAACGACTCGCGCGACGTGGTGACGTTGGCGTGATCGTTGCTGGCGGCGGCGAGCAAAGCGCCCTGCTTGGCCCATACCAGCGCCTGTCCGAGAGAGTTGGTGCGCAGCAGCCCGTGGAAGTTGCGCATGGCGATGGTGAAGTGTGCAGAGGCGGCGGCGGGTTGATCGGTTTCGGTGGCAGTGAGCACGCCGTTGTTCAGACCGGAGCCAGTCGCGAGCACGTCAGCAGGCTGTCCGGAAGTAGAATCCGCAGAGGGAGTGCGACCTTGAGTCATGGAGAATCCTCAGGTTGAGGTTGATCATGCAGACTTCATGTTGACGATAGTCAACACGGAAATAAGGCTGAACTTAATTGAAATTAGAACTTTCGGTTAGTTGGCGACGCGGGGAAGAAAAAAGAAATTGCAACTGACGTTAGCAAAGGTCAGTGCTGCATTCCAAGCTTTCAAAGACAAAGAAATGTTTAGCGCAGTTCGAGGCAGATTAGGTGGTGCTCAGAAAGAACCGTATATGGTGCGCGAGGTTTCATGATTTACCACTATTTTTCTCTTGATAACCTGTCGTCTATATACACTCGTGTTGACTCGCGCAATCTGCGCTAGAAAGCTTTTCTTCCAGAGTAGTACCTCTTGAGAATCATGAGTTTTATTGAACGAAAGTCTCTATGGCAGGCGTTGTTAGCTTGTCAGGGTTTCCAGTAGCTTGGTAAGAGTATTTATCGCTTATTTCTACAAAGAACAAAGACTCTCTGGTTCAAACTCCTCTTTAAGTTCACCTCCCAGAAGTTTATTTGCGGAATTCATTCCGCGCGATTTGGTATCGCTTGCCCGACTGCCGCCGCCGCTCTCAGAGCTGTGCGCAGTTAGGTCAGGTGATTGTGACAACGCTTGTGTCAACGCAAGCTAAACGGAGATACCTATGCTCAAGTCACTCTCTGGAGTTTTTCGGAAGCTCTTTCCGGGAATTGTTTTGCTCACGCTGGCGTATCTCGCTGGAGGCACCGATGTCTTCAGCTCGACCGTCCACGAGCATTTTTCCAGGGCTCTGTCGGAATACGGCAGCAGCCTCGGTCCGTTCGCAGCGAACTTCCTCGCCGGCGCGCTCTTCTTCTGGGTGTGCTGGGCTGCGCATCCGCTGTTGAAGAGCTGGTACGAACGACTGCTCAATCGCACCGCGGCGTCAGATCGGCTCAAGGCTCTCGTCTCTCAGACGCTGAAGCTCAGCTACTGGTTCATCGCGGCCTTCGTGTCGCTGTCGTTCGTCGCACCTGACCTGCTCTCCAAGGTGTTCCTTGGTGTCAGCCTGTTTGGTGCGGCGATTGCCCTCGCTTTCAAGGACATTGCGCGAGATGGGATCTCGGGTTTCTTCCTCACCTTCAGTCCGCACTTCGGTCTGGGAGACACCATCGAGCTGGTTGGCACGACGATCAAAGGCAAGATCAGCGCCATCAGCTATGTCCAGACGAGCATCGAGACCGAAGAGGGCACCATCGTCGTACCAAATGGCGACATGTGGTCCAAGTCGGTCAAGGTGTACAAGGCGACGTCGGAGGCTGGACCTCGGTCTTAGCAACCGTTCTGAGCTTCGACCGTAATGTTATTCCGTGGGTGGTCTGCTAGAGTAAGCGCATGAATAAGCGTTTGAAAAAGCTCCAGAAGTCACTGGACACCCACGGAATCGACGGTCTCCTCGTTCGCACCGATGAAGGCGACAACCAGAACGTAGCTTACTTGAGCGGCTTCGGTGGGAGCACAGGCGTGCTTCTCATCACCGCCAAGAAGGCTTACATCATCACCGATGCGCGTTACTACACCCGTGCCACGGCTGAAGCTACCGACTTCAAGCTGGTGAAAGTGTTGCGCGGGAAAAAAGTGACAGAGCACATCAACGAAGCTCTCTCTCTGGCTGGTCTGAAAAAGGGCTGCAAAATCGGCTTTGAAGCCGCACACATACCTGTGCAGATAGCCAAGATCTGGAAAACTGATTTGAAGGCTAAGCTCGTGCCGACGGTGCATGTCGTCGAGAGATTCCGTCAGTACAAAGACGAGCACGAAGTGGAGCTGCTGCGTACGGCTTGCAAAGTCACCAGCCGTGTCTACAACGAAGTGGCGGCTTTGCTTGCTCCCGGGTTGACAGAAAATCAAGTCGCCTTCGAGCTCGACATGCGCTTGCGCAAGTATGGTGCTTTGACGAACAGTTTCTCTTCGATTGTGGCCAGTGGACCGAATTCGGCCGTACCTCATCACTCCACCGGCGATCGCAAACTTAGAGCTGGTGAGCCTGTGGTCATGGATTTCGGTGGTCTCTTCCCGGGCGGTTATTGTTCCGACATTACCCGCACTGCTTTCGTGCCAGGCAAGAAGCCAGACCCGAAGATGCAGGAGATTTACGAAATCGTTCTAAAGGCCAACAAAGCGGCTCGAAAAGCGCTTAAGGTGGGCATGCTCTATCGCGATTTCGACAAAGTCGCTCGCGATGTGATTCAGAAAAGCGGCTACGGTCAGTACTTCACTCATGGTCTGGGACACAGCCTCGGGCTGGTTGCACACGATCCCTACGACTATGAGAATGACCCATTCAAAGAGGGTATGGTCGTCACCGATGAGCCTGGCATCTACATCGATGGTTTCGGTGGAGTGCGCATCGAAGATGATCTTGTCGTCACCAAAGACGGTGTCGAATGTCTGACAAACGCCCCTTACTGGAAGTTTTAGACCGAGAATTCGGGACTAGGCTGGGATCAGTGAACGGCGCTCGCGCAGTTCCTGGACGAGTTTAGGTATCAAGTTATCGACGGGTCCGACTGTAGTGCCCAGGATGCCTCGGCGCCGCCGTTCCACAAGCCATTGTAGGAACAGCAGCCGACTCAATGTTTCTGCGTAAGGCAAAAGGGAGCGAACCTGGTCTGCGTTTCTGCCTGATTCATAGCAGTAAGAGTCGATTAGCTGCTCCCGGTAGTTGGCGAATTTGCCGTTCTTGTGATGGGTCATTGCCAGCGTGGCAAGGTCCATCAGAGGAACGCCAAGCACGGTGAACCAGGACCAGTCGATTATGAAAAGCCGCTCGTTGCGCACGATGATGTTTTCTGCGTAGAGGTCACCGTGCACGAGAGAGGTTGTTTCACCAGCTAATTTCGAGGCTAGTAGCGCTGCCAGTTGCTCCAGGAATTGCTGGTCAGCCTGGCTGGCGATACGCCATTCGTTCAGCAATCTGACCATGTCGCCCGTTAGTCGCTCGTAATCTGAGGGCAGCAACGTGCGCAACACATTGGTGTGAATAAGTTCGGCAGTTCTGTAGCTATATGCACGATGCAGCTTGGCAAGCTCTTCTCCGACCCGCCCGGCTAAATCGGATGTAGCTAATGTCTCCAGAAAACCGGTGCCGAGATCTTCCATGAACAGCGCTGTGAGCGGCCCATGAGTGGCTGTGAGATAGAGCTGGGCCGAATTGGAAATCGACGGTATCAGAATCTTTTCGTGCAGGTCCTGCTCGACATCCCACGGCGGCAGAACTTGCTTGTAGATGAGTGAGGAGGGCAACGCATCGTCGATGTTGAGCCTTTCCACATAAGACAGGTCTCGATGCCGCAGCAACTGTCGGCTCGAGATTTGTACAGGCTTCCCATAAAACTCAGACAGCCATGCGTCGAGCTTGTCTTCGGGCGCAGGCGTCAGAAGTGTGAGGCTTTGGTCTTCTTCTTGCTGAGTCAAACGAGTCACCGAGGTTGGTTTCTTCATTGTACTCCCGCATTACAACTCGGTTGCGGCGGGAGCGATGTCGACTGAGGTACTCGAACAACTTGGCTACAACCCGAGCGCAAGCTCGATTGGATTATCCGGGCAACTGCCCTAACAACGGAGGATTTTCTTATGGACGGTGATCACGGACATGGGGGTGATGGACATGGGCATAGTATGTCCCATGGTCATGTAGCGCACCATGCAGGCGGTGATGCGCATGGTGGACATGCGACTCACGAAGCGCTGCTCGTGGCCTTCAGCCACGGCGGCGATCACTCGGGTGTGCACAGCTTCGGTCATCATGCCAGCCATGCGCATCCTCACAACATGCAAGTCGTGCACATGGGTATGGGTCGGGAAGACACCAAAGGTGCCACCGATTCCAAGAGCGATGAAGAGCATCCTGGCGAGATTCGCACCTTCGTGGTGCACGTCGCGAACCACGGGCAGCCCAACATCCTCGAGGCGATCCAGCGCATCGCCCACAGGCACGACATGCTTCGCATCGACTTGTTCCGGCCGAACTTCGATCCGCTCGACGTTCTGAAGTACGAGCTGGCGGACTGGTCGGCGTACAGCGAGCCGTACCAGCACATCAATATGCCCGAGGGCTACTTCCCTGGAGCCACCGGGCGCACTCGCATCATTCGCCAGTACTGGCAGGTGGGCAAGCGTCCTCGCATGTTCGCGCTCAAGACCCTGCCTGTGTTCGACAAGGATGCGAGCACGTTCATCGAGCTCTCGGTCGTCCAGTGGCGATATGACTTCACTGGCGACTACGAGACCAAGCTCGTTCTCACCATCGGCTCTCTGCCCGTCTGGGACGAGGTCGCCTGTGCGTGGGGTTACAAGCGCACCCCGTTCGAGCTGCATCAGCGCGTCGCCATCAAGGTCTGCAATTACATCTTCGACTATCTCTCGGGGCTTGCTCCGACGAAGGCGTCGCAGATATTGCGGGCTCATGTGCGCGCGAAGTATCCGCCCGCGCCCGAAGACGACCGCCCTGACGGCGTCGTGGTCGGCACTCCGGCGGATGACGCTGATCTGTCGCACGGACGTCGAGAAGACCCCGAGAAACCGCCACCGCCTGCGACTCCGCCGGCTGACGATGGTGGCGGCGACGACTCTGATGGAGGTGAGGGAATCGCAGCACCGGAAACGGCAGGATTCGTCGCTTCAGGCGCGAACCTGGATGCAGTGGTCGGCCGCTCAGACGCTGTGCCCGCGAGCAAATCGCGTGCAGATGCGCATGGGAAGTCGGCGCTCGTCATCGAGCTCGATGACTGATTTGTCGGCGGAGACAGGAGTGCACCATCATGGTTGCGCCTGTCTCCGCCGTCTTTTTTTCTTTTTTCAGGCAGATAGCCTAAAATGTTTTTTTGCGCTATTAAATATTTGCGGTTCGGGACTTCTCTTCGCGTTCTTTCTTCAGTCTCTTGTTTGGCGCTTTCCTGCTTCGACTGAAAAATGTTGGTCAAACAGCCGAGATGAGAATACGAATGCGAAACATCGGCTTCAAGAAAGAGAACATGTTTTTCGCTCTGGAAGATTCTTCATGCTCCGATTGGGCTTTGGATCTCACCAGTCGCTCCAGTTCGTTGATGTCAATTCTCTGGAAATTCTTTTGAGTTGCTTGCTTTGTCATCGTTTTAGCCCTGCGCCACCGTTGATGCATTGAAGATAGCCTCACTTTTGTAAATAAAAACGGAATGGATTGTGACAACTTCAAATCGCTGGAACTAATCAAGAGCTGGAAAAGTGCAGAGGGAAGTGTGAATAATGGTGTCGAAATGACATTCATTGCCTCGACCTTAGTGCCCGCGGTCAATTACGCTCAGTGCATTCATGAATCCATTTCTAACCGAGCTACAGCCATATCCATTTGAGAAGCTCGCTGCCCTGAAAGCGGGAGTGAACCCGCCTGCGGGCAAAAGTGCCATCGTGATGTCTATCGGTGAGCCCAAGCATCCGTCGCCGAAGTTCATCAAAGACGCGCTCAGCGCCAATCTGGACGGGATCGCTGGTTATCCCACGACTGCCGGGCAGCCTGCACTTCGCCAGGCTATCGCCAACTGGCTTTGCCGCCGCTTCCATTTGAAGCCCGAGACGATGGACCCCGAGCGCAATGTATTGCCCGTAAATGGCACGCGTGAGGCACTTTTTGCCATCGCTCAATGTTGTATTGATGCGAAATCGGCTCCATATGTCTTGATGCCTAATCCTTTCTACCAGATTTACGAAGGAGCAGCTCTACTGGCCGGCGCTAAGCCCTGGTTCATCAACGTTTCGGAAGAGAGCCTCTTGCCCGATTTCGATGCCGTACCTGAAGATGTTTGGAGGCAGTGCCAGCTCCTTTATCTGTGTTCGCCGGGCAATCCAACAGGCGCAGTCATGTCGTCTGAGCTCCTCTGCCGGTTGATAGACCTGTCGCATAAATACAACTTCGTGATTGCATCCGACGAATGTTATTCAGAGCTTTATCCGCTTGAAGAAAATCCGCCCGTGGGAATTTTGCAAGCTGCCGCGGCGATGGGAGTGCATGATTATTCAAATTGTCTTGCCTTTCACAGTTTGTCGAAACGTTCATCAGTGCCTGGATTGCGCTCTGGTTTCGTGGCTGGAGATGCCAAAATCATCGAGCGTTTTCGCTTGTTCCGCACTTATCACGGTTGTGCCATGCCGCTGCCTACGCAGATGGCCAGCATCGCAGCCTGGCAAGACGAAGAACATGTTGTGGAAAATCGCGCTCTCTACCGTGAGAAATTCGCGCGTGCCATAGAAATTTTGCAACCTGTCACCCAGGTCGCCGAGCCTGAGGGCGCCTTTTACCTCTGGTTGAAGACCGGCGGCGACGATACTGCTTTTGCCCGTGATATGTTCGCAGAGCAAAATGTTACCGTTCTGCCTGGAAGTTATCTTTCTCGTCCCGTTTCAGGTATAGACCCGGGAGCCGGAAGAGTGCGCATCGCGCTTGTGCCTGGCAGAGACGAATGTCTCGAGGCAATAAGGCGAATCGCTGAATTTGTTGGGTCGCGTTAGAGCCGACCGGGCGCCTGATCTGAGATTCAGAAGTAACTAGAGTGTTCGACTAAGCAAAGTGAGGAGCAATGCAGAAGACAGAAACTATACAGGGAATCATTGAAGAAGCGTTCGAGAAGCGCGCGGAAATCACCCCGACAAAAGTGGACGCGCGGGTCAAAGATGCTGTAAATGAAGCCATTGCATTGCTTGATAGCGGAGCCGTTCGTGTGGCGGAAAAGCAAAGCGGCGAGTGGATTGTTAATCAATGGCTGAAAAAGGCTGTACTTTTGTCTTTTCGCATTCAAGACAATATGGTCATGGATGGCGGATATACCAACTACTTCGATAAAGTGCCGGCGAAATTTGCTGCTACCTCTGATGCGGAATTTCGTTCGGGCGGCATGCGTGTCGTGCCACCGGCAGCGGTGCGTCGCGGATCTTATGTGGCGTCAAGCGTCGTGTTGATGCCGTCTTTTGTGAACATCGGTGCTTATGTCGATGAGGGCACCATGGTAGACACCTGGGCTACGGTCG
This Candidatus Melainabacteria bacterium DNA region includes the following protein-coding sequences:
- the dapD gene encoding 2,3,4,5-tetrahydropyridine-2,6-dicarboxylate N-succinyltransferase, which encodes MQKTETIQGIIEEAFEKRAEITPTKVDARVKDAVNEAIALLDSGAVRVAEKQSGEWIVNQWLKKAVLLSFRIQDNMVMDGGYTNYFDKVPAKFAATSDAEFRSGGMRVVPPAAVRRGSYVASSVVLMPSFVNIGAYVDEGTMVDTWATVGSCAQIGKNVHLSGGVGIGGVLEPMQASPTIIEDNCFIGARSEVAEGVIVEAGSVISMGVYLGQSTKIFNRATGEITYGRVPAGSVVVAGNLPAKDGSHSLYCAVIVKQVDERTRGKVGINELLRDV
- a CDS encoding mechanosensitive ion channel family protein, which translates into the protein MLKSLSGVFRKLFPGIVLLTLAYLAGGTDVFSSTVHEHFSRALSEYGSSLGPFAANFLAGALFFWVCWAAHPLLKSWYERLLNRTAASDRLKALVSQTLKLSYWFIAAFVSLSFVAPDLLSKVFLGVSLFGAAIALAFKDIARDGISGFFLTFSPHFGLGDTIELVGTTIKGKISAISYVQTSIETEEGTIVVPNGDMWSKSVKVYKATSEAGPRS
- a CDS encoding aminopeptidase P family protein: MNKRLKKLQKSLDTHGIDGLLVRTDEGDNQNVAYLSGFGGSTGVLLITAKKAYIITDARYYTRATAEATDFKLVKVLRGKKVTEHINEALSLAGLKKGCKIGFEAAHIPVQIAKIWKTDLKAKLVPTVHVVERFRQYKDEHEVELLRTACKVTSRVYNEVAALLAPGLTENQVAFELDMRLRKYGALTNSFSSIVASGPNSAVPHHSTGDRKLRAGEPVVMDFGGLFPGGYCSDITRTAFVPGKKPDPKMQEIYEIVLKANKAARKALKVGMLYRDFDKVARDVIQKSGYGQYFTHGLGHSLGLVAHDPYDYENDPFKEGMVVTDEPGIYIDGFGGVRIEDDLVVTKDGVECLTNAPYWKF
- a CDS encoding N-acetyltransferase encodes the protein MFIRECKRVITVSSIVVKPFESIHQASVEALVLPIQQIEFGVKITREEQPDLMYIADTFLSGGGNFWVALDGERVVGCVGLVNMGNAQVALKKMFVAREYRGKATGVAQSLLDTAVRWCRKGDIGQIFLGTVEQLHAAHRFYEKNGFVQLAKSALPATFPLVSVDTRFYKLDLE
- the dapC gene encoding succinyldiaminopimelate transaminase, which translates into the protein MNPFLTELQPYPFEKLAALKAGVNPPAGKSAIVMSIGEPKHPSPKFIKDALSANLDGIAGYPTTAGQPALRQAIANWLCRRFHLKPETMDPERNVLPVNGTREALFAIAQCCIDAKSAPYVLMPNPFYQIYEGAALLAGAKPWFINVSEESLLPDFDAVPEDVWRQCQLLYLCSPGNPTGAVMSSELLCRLIDLSHKYNFVIASDECYSELYPLEENPPVGILQAAAAMGVHDYSNCLAFHSLSKRSSVPGLRSGFVAGDAKIIERFRLFRTYHGCAMPLPTQMASIAAWQDEEHVVENRALYREKFARAIEILQPVTQVAEPEGAFYLWLKTGGDDTAFARDMFAEQNVTVLPGSYLSRPVSGIDPGAGRVRIALVPGRDECLEAIRRIAEFVGSR
- a CDS encoding LysR family transcriptional regulator; protein product: MELRQLRYFVQIAELEHFGKASERLNIVQPALSRQMKQLEDELGVCLFERLSKGVRLSAAGKVFLAQSKELLSQCEKMVRLTQLVNQGQAGLLRIGFADGVTFNKTFSQILKTFRQVNANVVTDLVPASSIEQAELITKGELDLGFVYWLPREQQVNTIELEEEKLMLAVSKSSQLASRKSIRIADLDSYPMVWIARSSSPSLYDLILSRFVQKDCALNVVQEGTNESTLLSLVSAEIGATFITETAKTRKPEDVVLIPVSDLNASISVKAIWIDETNPVLNQFVKTIRKAVKK